The Mixta hanseatica genome includes a region encoding these proteins:
- the mqo gene encoding malate dehydrogenase (quinone) — MIKSTKVLPSLSLLALLVTSAAHAETTPEKTDVLLIGGGIMSASLGTFLEELQPDWKQIMVEKLDGVALESSNGWNNAGTGHSANMELNYTPERADGSIDVTKALEINEAFMISRQFWSAQVKSGVLNNPHSFINSTAHMSFVWGDKNVDYLSRRYQALQKTVLFQGMKFSTDHKQIEQWSPLIMEGRDPQQKVAATWTPVGTDVNYGEITRQLIGSLKKNDNFKLETSSEVTDFKRNGDNSWHVTIKDAKNGETRAVDAKYVFIGAGGGALKLLQETGIPEADNYAGFPVGGSFLVTENPAIAKRHNQKVYGQASVGAPPMSVPHLDSRYLDGKQVVLFGPFATFSTKFLKNGSLFDLLSTTTTNNFMPMTHVGMDNFDLVKYLIGQVMLSDDDRFAALKEYYPNAKKEDWHLIQAGQRVQIIKKDAEKGGVLKLGTEIVTDQQKTVAALLGASPGASTAAPIALNVVKQLFPEQFKTPEWQAKIRNFVPSYGKKLNDDPALAQQVWNDTAATLQLTKPPVINMAGKSTDAPAAQAPKAAEPQHDMAL, encoded by the coding sequence ATGATTAAATCAACAAAAGTACTGCCTTCGCTTTCCCTTTTGGCCCTGTTAGTCACTTCCGCAGCGCATGCTGAAACTACACCAGAGAAAACTGATGTATTACTGATCGGCGGCGGCATTATGAGCGCTTCATTAGGAACCTTCCTTGAAGAGCTGCAGCCTGACTGGAAACAGATCATGGTTGAAAAACTCGACGGCGTCGCGCTGGAATCCTCTAATGGCTGGAACAATGCCGGTACCGGTCACTCAGCGAACATGGAACTGAACTACACGCCAGAGCGCGCGGACGGTTCAATCGATGTGACGAAAGCGTTAGAAATCAACGAAGCCTTTATGATCTCCCGTCAGTTCTGGTCGGCGCAGGTTAAAAGCGGTGTGTTGAATAATCCGCACTCCTTTATCAACTCCACGGCGCACATGAGCTTTGTCTGGGGCGATAAGAACGTGGACTATCTGAGCCGTCGTTATCAGGCGCTGCAGAAAACTGTGCTGTTCCAGGGCATGAAATTCTCTACCGATCATAAGCAGATTGAACAATGGTCGCCACTGATTATGGAAGGCCGCGATCCGCAGCAGAAAGTAGCCGCGACCTGGACGCCGGTGGGCACCGATGTTAACTATGGCGAAATCACCCGTCAGCTGATCGGCAGTCTGAAGAAGAACGATAACTTCAAGCTGGAAACCTCGTCTGAAGTTACTGATTTCAAACGTAACGGCGATAATTCCTGGCATGTTACTATCAAAGATGCCAAAAATGGCGAAACGCGTGCCGTTGATGCCAAATATGTCTTTATCGGTGCTGGTGGCGGGGCGCTGAAGCTGCTGCAGGAAACCGGTATTCCGGAAGCGGATAACTATGCAGGCTTCCCGGTTGGCGGCTCTTTCCTGGTAACCGAAAATCCGGCAATTGCCAAGCGTCATAACCAGAAAGTGTATGGTCAGGCTTCCGTGGGCGCGCCGCCGATGTCTGTTCCGCATCTGGATTCCCGCTATCTGGATGGCAAACAGGTTGTGCTGTTCGGACCTTTTGCGACGTTCTCAACCAAGTTCCTGAAAAACGGATCGTTGTTTGATCTGCTGAGCACCACCACTACCAATAACTTCATGCCGATGACGCATGTTGGTATGGATAACTTTGATCTGGTCAAATATCTGATTGGTCAGGTAATGCTGAGCGACGATGACCGTTTCGCGGCGCTGAAAGAGTACTATCCGAATGCGAAGAAAGAAGACTGGCACCTGATTCAGGCGGGTCAGCGCGTACAGATCATCAAGAAAGACGCAGAGAAGGGCGGCGTGCTGAAACTGGGCACTGAAATCGTCACCGATCAGCAGAAAACTGTCGCGGCATTGTTGGGCGCATCTCCGGGCGCATCAACCGCAGCACCGATTGCGCTGAACGTGGTTAAGCAGCTGTTCCCTGAGCAGTTCAAGACCCCGGAATGGCAGGCGAAAATCCGTAACTTCGTACCGAGCTACGGCAAGAAGCTGAACGACGACCCGGCGCTGGCACAGCAGGTGTGGAACGATACTGCGGCTACGCTGCAGCTGACCAAACCGCCAGTGATTAATATGGCCGGTAAATCTACTGACGCGCCGGCAGCTCAGGCGCCGAAAGCGGCAGAACCGCAGCACGATATGGCGCTGTAA
- a CDS encoding sensor histidine kinase, which yields MNLSPQLTPAPKRPMKLSTLATLMMVGVIFTVLLSVHLLYFIQIDNFTHSHVKDKALAVARTLAEDPQIQRGLTLPADQGIIQPVAKAVQKRNDLLFVTVTDMQGVRYSHANSALVNKRFIGQDLQPALAGHENVSVNHGTLVEALRVFTPVFNTRHQQIGVVAIGISLSDVTAQINRSRWNIFWTILLGGSVGILGVLILVRRLKTILLGLEPHEISSLFEQRQAILDSVKEGVIAVDADARVTLINQAAQQLLRETAIEAPLSGDRIPEHSLMLSHLRDALHDGTARYDGELNVQGRIMISNTVPVRSHKRIIGAVCTFRDKTEISQLMQRLDGMVNYVDALRERSHEFMNKLHVILGLLHMKNYAQMEAYILKTANNYQTEIGSLLQRIKPPIIAGCLLSKINRASDKGHRLILNEASYLPDSGSEKQVAALVSILGNLIENALEALDQQQEGEIHLLLHYQNGWLSCEVSDDGPGIPAPLASAIFTKGFSSKGDERGMGLFLVKQQTESLGGNISVESEPGVYTQFFVQLPWDKGN from the coding sequence ATGAATCTGTCACCACAGCTCACGCCCGCGCCTAAGCGCCCAATGAAACTCAGTACCCTGGCTACGTTAATGATGGTTGGGGTGATATTTACGGTGCTGCTTAGCGTTCACCTTCTCTATTTTATTCAGATCGATAATTTCACTCATTCGCATGTGAAAGATAAGGCCTTAGCTGTTGCGCGCACGCTGGCTGAAGATCCGCAAATTCAGCGCGGCCTGACCCTGCCCGCTGACCAGGGTATTATCCAGCCTGTCGCCAAAGCGGTGCAAAAGCGTAACGATCTGCTGTTTGTCACCGTAACCGATATGCAAGGCGTGCGTTATTCACATGCTAATAGCGCTTTAGTTAATAAACGTTTTATTGGCCAGGATCTGCAACCAGCGCTGGCCGGTCATGAAAACGTCTCGGTTAATCACGGTACGCTGGTTGAAGCCTTACGCGTATTCACACCGGTATTTAATACGCGCCACCAGCAAATCGGCGTGGTAGCGATCGGCATCTCCCTTAGCGATGTCACGGCACAAATTAATCGAAGCCGCTGGAATATTTTCTGGACTATTTTGCTGGGCGGTTCGGTAGGCATATTAGGCGTGCTGATATTGGTCAGGCGCCTGAAGACGATTCTGCTGGGGCTGGAGCCACATGAGATTTCCAGCCTGTTTGAACAGCGGCAGGCGATTCTTGATTCGGTAAAGGAAGGCGTCATTGCGGTGGATGCCGATGCGCGCGTGACGCTGATTAATCAGGCCGCGCAGCAGCTGTTGCGGGAAACAGCGATCGAAGCGCCGCTCAGCGGCGATCGCATCCCTGAGCATTCGCTGATGTTAAGCCATCTGCGGGACGCGCTGCATGACGGCACGGCCCGCTACGATGGAGAACTTAACGTGCAGGGACGCATTATGATCAGCAATACGGTGCCGGTGCGCAGTCACAAACGAATTATCGGCGCGGTATGTACCTTCCGCGATAAAACGGAAATCAGCCAGCTGATGCAGCGTCTCGACGGCATGGTAAACTATGTCGATGCGTTACGTGAACGCTCCCATGAGTTTATGAATAAACTGCACGTTATCCTCGGGCTGCTGCATATGAAAAACTATGCCCAGATGGAAGCCTATATATTAAAAACCGCAAATAATTATCAGACCGAGATCGGCTCCCTGTTGCAACGCATTAAGCCGCCGATAATAGCAGGATGTTTGTTAAGTAAAATTAACCGGGCATCGGATAAGGGGCATCGCTTAATTCTGAACGAGGCCAGTTATCTGCCTGACAGCGGCAGCGAAAAACAGGTTGCGGCGCTGGTAAGCATCCTGGGAAACCTGATTGAGAATGCGCTGGAAGCGTTAGACCAGCAGCAGGAAGGCGAAATACATCTGTTGCTGCATTACCAGAATGGATGGTTGTCCTGCGAGGTCAGCGATGACGGCCCGGGTATTCCCGCCCCGCTGGCAAGTGCCATTTTCACTAAAGGTTTTTCTTCAAAAGGCGATGAACGCGGGATGGGCCTGTTTTTGGTTAAACAGCAAACAGAAAGCCTTGGCGGGAATATTAGCGTCGAATCGGAACCGGGCGTCTATACCCAATTTTTTGTACAACTCCCGTGGGATAAAGGAAATTAA
- the dcuR gene encoding two-component system response regulator DcuR, whose translation MMNVLVVDDDAMVAELNRCYIEQIPGLTCCGTASTLQQAKDRLLQIEPPVDLILLDIYMQQENGLDLLTELRHSHYPVDVIIISSAADAATIKASLNYGVVDYLIKPFQFSRFEEALTHWRQKRSQMDNQQYYQQAELDRLIHGRSNPTEQKRLPKGLTPQTLRTLCQWIDEHPDREFSTDELAAEVNISRVSCRKYLIWLAEINILFTTIHYGATGRPVYRYRLQAEYHSLLKHYC comes from the coding sequence ATGATGAATGTATTAGTGGTCGACGATGATGCGATGGTCGCTGAGCTTAACCGTTGCTACATTGAACAGATCCCAGGGTTGACCTGCTGTGGTACCGCATCGACCTTACAGCAGGCCAAAGATCGATTACTACAAATCGAACCGCCTGTAGATCTCATCCTGCTGGATATCTACATGCAGCAGGAAAACGGACTGGATCTACTGACAGAGCTACGTCATTCTCACTATCCCGTGGATGTGATTATTATCTCGTCCGCAGCGGATGCAGCCACCATCAAAGCATCGCTTAACTATGGTGTGGTCGACTACCTGATCAAACCTTTCCAGTTCTCTCGTTTTGAGGAAGCATTAACCCACTGGCGACAGAAACGCTCGCAGATGGATAATCAGCAATATTACCAACAGGCGGAGCTTGATCGCTTAATTCATGGCCGTTCCAACCCCACTGAGCAAAAACGGCTGCCGAAAGGATTAACGCCGCAAACATTACGCACCTTATGCCAGTGGATTGATGAGCATCCCGACCGGGAGTTTTCCACCGATGAACTGGCCGCTGAGGTCAATATCTCGCGCGTCTCCTGTCGTAAATATCTTATCTGGCTGGCGGAAATTAATATTCTGTTCACCACCATTCATTACGGCGCCACCGGCAGGCCAGTTTACCGTTATCGCCTGCAGGCGGAATATCACTCCCTGCTAAAGCACTATTGCTAA
- a CDS encoding LLM class flavin-dependent oxidoreductase → MKKIGFLSFGHWGPSFQSATRTAADALQQSIELAEAAEDLGADGAYFRVHHFARQLSAPFPLLAAVGARTRRIEIGTGVIDMRYENPFYMAEEAGVADLISGGRLQLGISRGSPEQVIDGWRYFGYQPQEEESDADMGRRHSEVLLDVLRGEGFAKPNPQPMFANPPGLLRPEPFSEGLRDRIWWGSGSNATAVWAAKLGMNLQSSTLKDDETGEAFHIQQAKQIRAWRAAWLEAGHARKPRVSVSRSIFPLVNEQDRAYFGASRQEGDQVGYLDEKTRAIFGRSYAAEPEQLIAQLKQDEAIAEADTLLLTIPNQLGVDYCAHVLEAILTQVAPELGWR, encoded by the coding sequence ATGAAAAAAATTGGATTTCTGTCATTTGGCCATTGGGGACCGTCGTTCCAGTCGGCAACGCGTACCGCCGCTGATGCGCTGCAGCAATCGATCGAACTGGCCGAGGCGGCGGAAGACCTGGGAGCGGACGGCGCTTACTTCCGCGTGCATCACTTTGCCCGTCAGCTTAGCGCGCCGTTTCCCTTGCTGGCGGCAGTGGGCGCGCGCACGCGACGTATTGAAATCGGCACTGGCGTGATCGATATGCGCTATGAGAATCCGTTTTATATGGCGGAAGAGGCGGGCGTAGCCGATTTAATCAGCGGCGGCCGCCTGCAGCTGGGCATCAGCCGTGGTTCGCCAGAGCAGGTGATTGATGGCTGGCGCTATTTCGGCTATCAGCCGCAGGAAGAGGAAAGCGACGCGGATATGGGGCGACGTCATAGCGAAGTATTGCTTGATGTGCTGCGCGGCGAAGGATTTGCCAAACCGAATCCGCAGCCGATGTTTGCCAATCCGCCGGGGCTGTTACGACCGGAGCCTTTTTCCGAAGGGCTGCGCGATCGTATCTGGTGGGGATCGGGTTCCAACGCCACCGCGGTCTGGGCGGCAAAGCTGGGGATGAATCTGCAGAGCTCCACGCTGAAGGATGATGAAACCGGCGAAGCGTTTCATATTCAGCAGGCTAAGCAGATCCGTGCCTGGCGCGCCGCCTGGCTGGAGGCTGGGCATGCACGCAAACCGCGGGTTTCGGTAAGCCGCAGCATTTTCCCGTTAGTTAACGAACAGGATCGCGCTTACTTTGGCGCCAGCAGACAGGAGGGCGATCAGGTGGGTTATCTGGATGAGAAAACGCGGGCAATTTTTGGCCGCAGCTATGCCGCAGAGCCGGAACAACTGATTGCGCAACTGAAACAGGATGAGGCGATCGCCGAAGCGGATACGCTGTTGCTGACGATCCCTAACCAGCTGGGCGTGGACTATTGCGCGCACGTGCTGGAAGCGATTTTGACTCAGGTCGCGCCTGAGCTGGGCTGGCGCTAA
- the tyrP gene encoding tyrosine transporter TyrP, which translates to MKNRIFGSIFLVAGTTIGAGMLAMPLAAAGIGPGVTLLLLVGLWALMCYTALLLVEVYQHASADTGLGTLTQRYLGRPGQWLTGFSMLFLLYALTAAYISGAGELLATSLSQWFSTEISASSGVLLFTLVAGSIVCVGTSMVDMFNRLLFSAKIILLVVMLGLMMPHIHQTNLLSLPLEKGLVLAAIPVIFTSFGFHGSVPSIISYLNGDLRKLRWVFITGSAIPLVAYIFWQLATLGAIDQTAFSALLASHAGLNGLLQAIREIVASPHVELAVHLFADLALATSFLGVSLGLFDYLADICKRNASVTGRLQSGLMTFLPPLLFALFYPQGFVLALGYAGVALAVLALIIPSLLVWRSRQRHGAANYHVVGGKPALLLVFLCGIGVIVIQLLMALGWLPEVG; encoded by the coding sequence GTGAAGAACCGCATTTTTGGCAGTATTTTTCTTGTGGCTGGCACCACTATCGGCGCCGGCATGTTGGCGATGCCGTTGGCAGCCGCCGGTATCGGACCCGGCGTCACCCTGCTGTTGCTGGTCGGACTGTGGGCGTTAATGTGTTATACCGCGCTGCTGCTGGTAGAGGTTTATCAGCACGCCTCAGCGGATACCGGGCTGGGCACGCTTACCCAGCGTTATCTTGGCCGGCCGGGCCAGTGGCTGACCGGCTTTAGCATGCTGTTCTTGCTGTATGCCCTGACTGCCGCCTATATCAGCGGCGCGGGCGAATTACTGGCGACCAGCCTGAGCCAGTGGTTCTCTACTGAGATCTCCGCCAGCAGCGGCGTTTTACTGTTTACCCTGGTAGCGGGCAGTATTGTCTGCGTCGGCACCTCTATGGTGGATATGTTTAATCGCCTGTTATTCAGCGCCAAGATCATTTTGCTGGTAGTGATGCTGGGGCTGATGATGCCGCATATCCATCAAACCAACCTGCTGTCGCTGCCGCTGGAGAAAGGCCTGGTGCTGGCCGCCATTCCGGTGATCTTTACCTCGTTTGGCTTTCACGGCAGTGTGCCCAGCATTATCAGCTATCTGAACGGCGACCTGCGCAAGCTGCGCTGGGTGTTTATCACCGGCAGCGCGATCCCGCTGGTAGCCTATATCTTCTGGCAGCTGGCGACGCTCGGCGCTATCGATCAAACCGCCTTTAGCGCCCTGCTCGCCAGCCATGCCGGGCTGAATGGCCTGTTACAGGCGATTCGTGAGATTGTCGCTTCGCCGCACGTTGAGCTGGCGGTGCATCTGTTCGCCGATCTGGCGCTGGCCACCTCCTTTTTAGGCGTATCGCTGGGTCTGTTCGATTATCTGGCTGATATCTGCAAGCGTAACGCCAGCGTTACAGGGCGACTGCAAAGTGGACTGATGACCTTTCTGCCGCCGCTGCTGTTTGCTCTTTTCTATCCGCAGGGTTTTGTGTTGGCGCTGGGCTATGCCGGCGTGGCGCTGGCGGTGCTGGCGCTGATTATTCCCTCTCTGCTGGTATGGCGTAGCCGCCAGCGGCACGGCGCGGCGAATTATCACGTCGTGGGTGGCAAACCGGCTCTGCTGTTGGTGTTTCTCTGCGGTATCGGCGTCATCGTCATTCAGCTATTGATGGCGCTGGGCTGGCTGCCGGAAGTGGGATAA
- a CDS encoding nitroreductase family protein: MNPVIDTLINHRSDRSYLDKAVPDDILDNIILAAYRAPTSVHSQQVSVIVTRDKATRAKIAELAGGQPWIAQAPVFITFVLDMHKTREAMNLIDEQHIAHESIESIVSGSTDVGIALASAMAAAHAQGLGVVPIGGMRRSPAEFIELFDLPPLTFPLVGLALGYVDRPADLKPRLPMSTFRHEEKYQTEGMVEKIGEFNQQLEQHWRDIKRDGGENWSQTVANYYKNIYFPDVLPALLKQGFGKDK; the protein is encoded by the coding sequence ATGAATCCGGTAATTGACACACTTATTAATCACCGCAGCGATCGCAGCTATCTGGATAAAGCCGTCCCGGATGACATTCTGGATAATATTATCCTGGCGGCTTACCGTGCCCCGACCTCAGTTCACTCGCAACAGGTTTCGGTGATCGTTACGCGTGATAAAGCCACCAGGGCGAAAATCGCCGAGCTGGCGGGCGGCCAGCCGTGGATCGCACAGGCGCCGGTGTTTATCACCTTTGTGCTGGATATGCATAAAACGCGTGAGGCAATGAATCTGATTGATGAGCAGCATATCGCGCATGAAAGTATTGAAAGCATCGTTTCCGGCAGCACCGACGTCGGGATTGCACTGGCATCTGCCATGGCAGCTGCCCATGCGCAGGGGCTGGGTGTGGTGCCGATTGGCGGAATGAGAAGAAGCCCGGCGGAGTTTATCGAACTGTTCGATCTGCCACCGCTGACCTTCCCGCTGGTGGGCCTGGCGCTGGGCTATGTCGATCGTCCTGCCGATCTGAAGCCGCGTCTGCCGATGTCGACGTTCCGCCATGAAGAGAAATATCAGACGGAAGGCATGGTTGAGAAAATTGGCGAATTCAACCAGCAACTGGAGCAGCACTGGCGTGATATTAAGCGCGACGGCGGCGAAAACTGGAGCCAGACCGTAGCTAACTACTATAAAAACATCTACTTCCCGGACGTATTGCCGGCGCTATTAAAACAGGGCTTCGGCAAGGATAAATAA
- a CDS encoding amidohydrolase yields the protein MKTLSDHVSVLVPKLQNWRRDLHRFAESGWLEFRTATLVAEELRQLGYQLQLGREVIAAEARMGLPDAETLRQQEARALAQGALAQWLPHFSGGFCGIVATLDTGRPGPVMGFRVDMDALDLNESQAADHLPQREGFGSCNPGMMHACAHDGHTTIGLGLATVVMAMKVQLSGVIKLIFQPAEEGVRGAKAMVEAGVVDDVDLFTAIHLGTGVPAGELVCGNDSFLATTKLDVHFTGVGAHAGGKPEAGRNALLAAAQATLGLYSLPQHSGGVARINVGVLQAGSGRNVVADTALMKLETRGVSNQVNDDIYQQALRVIAGAAAMYGVEYQVKLMGAARSCTPTQPWVDFIHQQAVALGEFNSVIDRTAQAAGSEDATYMMERVKQRGGQATYLIFGCDLAAGHHNARFDFNEQVMATAVKTLATLALNQAQFGGGQ from the coding sequence ATGAAAACCCTCTCCGATCACGTCAGCGTGCTGGTGCCGAAGCTGCAAAACTGGCGCCGCGATCTGCATCGCTTTGCTGAATCTGGCTGGCTGGAATTCCGCACCGCCACTCTGGTAGCTGAAGAGTTACGTCAGCTGGGTTATCAGCTGCAGTTGGGACGTGAAGTGATTGCCGCCGAGGCGCGCATGGGCTTGCCGGATGCGGAAACGCTACGGCAGCAGGAGGCACGGGCGCTCGCTCAGGGCGCGCTGGCGCAGTGGCTGCCACATTTCTCCGGCGGTTTTTGCGGTATTGTCGCCACGCTGGATACCGGCCGCCCCGGTCCGGTAATGGGCTTTCGCGTCGATATGGATGCGCTCGATCTCAATGAAAGTCAGGCGGCGGATCATCTGCCGCAGCGCGAAGGTTTCGGTTCCTGCAATCCCGGCATGATGCATGCCTGCGCGCACGATGGCCATACAACCATCGGCCTTGGCCTTGCCACCGTGGTGATGGCGATGAAGGTGCAGCTGTCCGGTGTCATTAAACTGATTTTTCAGCCAGCCGAAGAGGGCGTGCGCGGCGCAAAAGCGATGGTGGAAGCGGGCGTGGTTGATGATGTCGATCTCTTTACCGCCATTCACCTCGGCACCGGCGTCCCGGCGGGCGAACTGGTGTGCGGCAACGACAGCTTTCTGGCCACCACCAAGCTGGATGTGCATTTTACCGGTGTCGGCGCCCATGCGGGCGGCAAGCCGGAAGCGGGGCGTAACGCGCTACTGGCCGCGGCGCAGGCCACATTAGGGCTGTATAGCCTGCCGCAGCACAGCGGCGGCGTGGCACGGATTAACGTTGGCGTATTGCAGGCCGGTAGCGGACGCAATGTCGTGGCGGATACGGCCCTGATGAAACTGGAAACGCGCGGCGTCAGCAATCAGGTGAATGATGATATTTACCAGCAGGCGTTACGGGTTATTGCTGGCGCAGCGGCGATGTATGGCGTGGAGTATCAAGTGAAACTGATGGGCGCAGCGCGCAGTTGCACCCCGACGCAGCCCTGGGTCGATTTTATTCATCAGCAGGCGGTCGCGCTCGGTGAGTTCAATTCGGTAATCGATCGCACCGCCCAGGCGGCAGGCTCGGAAGATGCCACCTACATGATGGAGCGCGTGAAGCAGCGCGGCGGCCAGGCAACCTATCTGATTTTCGGCTGTGATCTGGCGGCCGGTCATCACAACGCCAGGTTCGACTTTAATGAGCAGGTGATGGCGACCGCCGTTAAAACCCTGGCGACGCTGGCGCTTAATCAGGCGCAGTTTGGAGGCGGCCAATGA
- a CDS encoding LysR family transcriptional regulator, translating to MSANLKLHQLRAFVQVARQGSIRAASRISGLSQPALTKSIQELELFLGARLFIRRQQGVVLTDMGDNFFRHASLVLEELRVAQEDIQQRLGLAGGQVNIGVGGSVARTLMPQVITQFHREYPLVKVRIVEGQLVSMIPELRQGELDFTISTYDRSHLDQELTCERLMQRKYKVAVRKGHPMEKARSLAELQQCEWTMPTPRGSYYRLLHDMFAERGIAPNIVVTCETFMACVSLVAKSDFVTILSVDVLDDPLLSQHLTALELDEPLPQATFYLIQRKDTALTPMSAHMAQLFRRSCQR from the coding sequence ATGTCAGCAAACCTTAAACTTCATCAGTTGCGCGCTTTTGTTCAGGTGGCGCGTCAGGGCAGCATTCGTGCCGCCAGCCGCATCTCCGGGCTTTCCCAGCCGGCTCTTACTAAATCGATTCAGGAGCTGGAGCTGTTTTTGGGCGCGCGCCTGTTTATCCGTCGGCAGCAGGGCGTGGTGCTTACCGATATGGGTGATAACTTTTTTCGGCATGCCAGTCTGGTGCTGGAGGAATTACGCGTGGCTCAGGAGGATATTCAGCAGCGGCTGGGGCTGGCGGGCGGTCAGGTAAATATCGGTGTGGGCGGCAGCGTGGCGCGCACGCTGATGCCGCAGGTCATCACCCAGTTTCATCGGGAATATCCGTTGGTAAAAGTGCGCATCGTTGAGGGGCAACTGGTCTCAATGATCCCGGAGTTGCGTCAGGGAGAACTGGATTTTACTATCAGCACCTACGATCGTAGCCATCTCGATCAGGAGTTAACCTGCGAACGGCTGATGCAGCGCAAATATAAAGTGGCGGTACGCAAAGGCCATCCGATGGAGAAGGCGCGATCGCTGGCTGAGCTACAACAGTGTGAATGGACGATGCCGACGCCCCGGGGCAGCTATTATCGTCTGCTGCATGACATGTTCGCTGAGCGCGGCATAGCGCCCAATATTGTGGTGACGTGTGAAACCTTTATGGCCTGCGTCAGCCTGGTGGCGAAAAGTGATTTCGTCACCATCCTTTCCGTCGATGTGCTGGATGATCCGCTGTTAAGTCAACATCTGACGGCGCTGGAGCTGGACGAGCCGCTGCCACAGGCGACCTTTTACCTTATCCAGCGTAAGGATACCGCCCTTACGCCGATGAGCGCGCATATGGCTCAGCTGTTTCGCCGCTCCTGTCAGCGCTGA
- the narI gene encoding respiratory nitrate reductase subunit gamma, giving the protein MMHYLNIFFFDIYPYLCGTVFLIGSWLRYDYGQYTWRAGSSQMLDKGNFRLASNLFHIGIIGIFFGHLFGLLTPHWVYEPFLEIATKQKLAMIAGGVFGLMALVGGLMLLKRRMFNPRVRATSSRADIVILGILMTQLILGLTSILFSLRHLDGVGMMKLVGWAQSVVTFQGNASTWLDGVEWIYRVHLVLGMTIFLIFPFTRLVHVWSAPFEYFTRRYQLVRARR; this is encoded by the coding sequence ATAATGCACTATCTGAACATCTTCTTTTTCGATATCTATCCCTATCTGTGCGGGACGGTGTTTCTGATCGGCAGCTGGTTACGTTATGACTATGGGCAGTACACCTGGCGCGCCGGATCCAGTCAGATGCTGGATAAAGGCAACTTCCGTCTGGCCTCGAACCTGTTCCATATCGGGATTATCGGCATTTTCTTCGGTCATCTGTTTGGCCTGCTGACGCCGCACTGGGTCTATGAACCGTTCCTGGAGATCGCCACCAAGCAGAAACTGGCGATGATCGCCGGCGGGGTCTTTGGCCTGATGGCGCTGGTGGGCGGGTTAATGCTGCTGAAACGCCGCATGTTTAATCCACGCGTGCGTGCCACCTCAAGCCGGGCTGATATTGTGATTCTGGGGATTTTGATGACGCAGCTGATCCTCGGCCTGACCTCTATTCTGTTCTCGCTACGCCACCTGGACGGCGTGGGAATGATGAAACTGGTGGGCTGGGCACAGTCGGTAGTAACCTTCCAGGGTAACGCTTCTACCTGGCTGGATGGGGTTGAATGGATTTATCGCGTTCATCTGGTGCTGGGGATGACGATTTTCCTGATCTTTCCTTTCACCCGTCTGGTTCACGTCTGGAGCGCGCCGTTTGAATACTTTACCCGCCGTTACCAGCTGGTGCGGGCTCGCCGCTAG
- the narJ gene encoding nitrate reductase molybdenum cofactor assembly chaperone yields MLMLKVIALLLEYPDKTLWEEREELKALVAQQAPMLQSFASHWLSGELLDRQSEWCETFDRGCATSLLLFEHVHGESRDRGQAMVNLLAQYEQAGLLLDCRELPDYLPLYLEYLSQQPEMAAREGLLDVAPILALIGGRLQQRASAFSQLFDTLLIWAGSPLRSSSVAGQVSKEPRDDTRQALDAVWEEAQIKFIDDRAQACDTSLEKAHQQRFQQQPIPQYLDLSAGGSK; encoded by the coding sequence ATGCTGATGCTTAAAGTGATTGCCCTGCTGCTGGAGTACCCGGATAAGACGCTGTGGGAGGAGAGGGAGGAGCTGAAAGCGCTGGTGGCGCAGCAGGCGCCAATGCTGCAGTCGTTTGCCAGCCACTGGCTCAGCGGCGAGCTGCTGGATCGGCAGTCGGAGTGGTGTGAAACTTTCGATCGCGGCTGCGCCACCTCGCTGCTGCTGTTTGAGCATGTACATGGCGAATCACGCGATCGCGGCCAGGCGATGGTCAATTTGCTGGCGCAGTATGAGCAGGCGGGGCTGCTGCTGGACTGCCGCGAGCTGCCGGACTATTTGCCGCTTTATCTGGAGTATCTGAGCCAGCAGCCAGAGATGGCGGCGCGCGAAGGGCTGTTGGATGTGGCGCCGATTTTGGCGCTGATTGGCGGGCGGCTACAGCAGCGCGCCAGCGCTTTTAGCCAGCTGTTCGATACGCTGCTGATCTGGGCGGGCAGTCCGCTGCGCAGCAGCAGCGTGGCCGGACAGGTCAGCAAAGAGCCGCGCGACGATACCCGCCAGGCGCTGGATGCCGTATGGGAAGAGGCGCAAATAAAATTTATCGACGACCGGGCGCAGGCGTGCGACACCTCACTGGAAAAAGCGCATCAGCAGCGTTTTCAGCAGCAGCCCATCCCGCAATATCTGGATTTGTCAGCCGGAGGATCGAAATAA